CTTCGACGCCGCCCATTACCTGCCGCATGCGCCCGACGGTCATCCCAACCGGCGGCTGCACGGGCATTCGTTCCGGGTGATCGTCTGCCTGGACGGGATGCCGGATGACGCGACCGGGCTGATCCGCGATTTCGGCGACGTGAACGCGCAGTTGATGGATGTACGCGAGGAGCTGGACCACCGCTTCCTCAACGAGATCGAGGGGCTGGAAAAGCCGACCCTTGAGAACATCACCCTGTGGCTGTGGACGCGGCTGCAGGCGGCCTTACCGGAGCTGGCGCGCATCGAGATCCACCGCGACAGCTGCGGGGAAGCCTGCATCTATGAGGGCTCGCGGCACGGAAGGAGCAAGTGAGACGATGAGCGATCAGC
The sequence above is drawn from the Pyruvatibacter mobilis genome and encodes:
- a CDS encoding 6-pyruvoyl trahydropterin synthase family protein, with amino-acid sequence MRIQKQFSFDAAHYLPHAPDGHPNRRLHGHSFRVIVCLDGMPDDATGLIRDFGDVNAQLMDVREELDHRFLNEIEGLEKPTLENITLWLWTRLQAALPELARIEIHRDSCGEACIYEGSRHGRSK